From Lycium ferocissimum isolate CSIRO_LF1 chromosome 12, AGI_CSIRO_Lferr_CH_V1, whole genome shotgun sequence, one genomic window encodes:
- the LOC132040096 gene encoding uncharacterized protein LOC132040096 gives MALSISRRILRSFASLNSLSAPTLSASNGKANVLRDGVPCVESSVSRKDESVFLACRRYSTSILSPDASDGSFPSDLLTKKRVSTPEREIGLCQDLVIPVTNFLNEDKGFMCLAGDVFDVPIRKDIIHRVVRWQLAKRQQGTHSTKTISEVSGTGRKPWNQKGTGRARHGTLRGPQFRGGCVMHGPKPRSHAIKLNKKVRRLGLKIALSARAAEGKLVVFEDLELSSHKTKNIVNYFNQLENTKKLLLVDGGPISEKLKLATQNVHYVNVLPSIGLNVYSILLHDTLVMSRDAVNKIVERMHTPINR, from the exons ATGGCTTTGTCCATTTCAAGGAGAATTTTGCGTTCTTTTGCTTCTTTAAATTCACTTTCAGCTCCAACACTTTCTGCTTCTAATG GGAAGGCTAATGTTCTTAGGGATGGAGTGCCTTGTGTGGAGTCTTCTGTCTCcagaaag GATGAATCAGTCTTCCTTGCCTGTCGAAGATATTCAACTTCCATCCTGAGTCCTGATGCCAGTGATGGTTCATTTCCCTCAGATCTATTAACCAAGAAACGTGTCTCAACTCCAGAGCGTGAGATAG GGCTGTGTCAGGACCTGGTCATTCCAGTAACGAACTTTCTTAATGAAGACAAGGGTTTTATGTGTTTGGCTGGTGATGTTTTCGATGTGCCAATCAGGAAAGATATCATTCATCGGGTTGTGAGATGGCAGCTTGCAAAACGGCAGCAG GGGACCCATTCAACTAAAACTATTAGTGAAGTTAGTGGTACTGGTAGAAAACCGTGGAATCAGAAGGGCACAGGGCGAGCGAGGCATGGAACACTGCGTGGTCCTCAG TTTCGAGGTGGTTGTGTTATGCACGGTCCGAAACCACGAAGTCACGCAATCAAACTGAACAAGAAGGTTCGGCGGCTAGGATTGAAGATCGCACTATCAGCTCGTGCAGCTGAAGGGAAG CTTGTGGTTTTTGAGGATTTGGAGCTTTCTTCGCACAAGACAAAAAACATAGTGAActatttcaaccaattggagaaTACCAAGAAGCTTCTGCTTGTCGACGGTGGCCCAATCAGTGAAAAGCTAAAGTTGGCTACTCAGAATGTACATTATGTCAATGTGTTGCCTTCAATT GGTCTAAATGTCTACAGTATTTTGCTACATGACACATTAGTCATGTCCCGTGATGCTGTGAATAAGATAGTCGAGAGGATGCACACTCCAATCAATCGCTAA
- the LOC132040722 gene encoding polyadenylate-binding protein 2-like isoform X1 yields MAQIQVQHQSPVGGNGVAAATGGGGATLAAAAAAPGGAAAGNSQFTSTSLYVGDLEFNVTDSQLYDLFNQVGQVVSVRVCRDLSTRRSLGYGYVNYSNPQDAARAMEMLNFTPVNGKTIRVMYSHRDPTLRKSGSANIFIKNLDRSIDNKALHDTFSSFGNILSCKIATDSNGQSKGYGFVQFDNEESAQGAIDKLNGMLMNDKQVYVGHFLRKQERDSTTGTTKFYNVYVKNLADSATDDELKSVFGEFGIITSAVVMRDADGKSKGFGFVNFENADDAAKAVESLNGKKFDEKEWYVGKAQKKSEREQELKSKFEQTAKEAVDKYQGVNLYVKNLDDTIDDEKLKELFSEHGTITSCKVMRDPSGISRGSGFVAFSTPEEASRALSEMNGKMIVSKPLYVALAQRKEERRAKLQLVQAQFSQLRPVAMPPSLAPRMPIYPPGAPGIGQQLFYGQGPPALLPPQAGFGYQQQLVPGMRPGGAPMPNFFMPMVQQGQQGQRPGGRRGAGPVQQNQQAMPMMQQQMMPRGRMYRYPPGRNVPEGPMPGVAGGMLSVPYDMGGMLPRDAAMGQPMPISTLASALANAPPEQQRTMLGESLYPLVDQLEHEHAAKVTGMLLEMDQTEVLHLLESPDALKAKVSEAMEVLRNVNQGTSPADQLASLSLNDNLVS; encoded by the exons ATGGCACAGATTCAAGTTCAACATCAGAGTCCAGTTGGAGGAAATGGCGTGGCGGCGGCTACAGGTGGCGGTGGTGCCACGttggcggcggcggcggcggcgcCAGGTGGAGCGGCGGCTGGGAATAGTCAGTTTACGTCCACGTCACTGTATGTTGGTGACCTGGAATTTAATGTGACAGATTCGCAGTTGTATGATTTGTTTAATCAAGTGGGACAGGTGGTATCAGTTAGGGTTTGTAGAGATCTTAGTACAAGGAGATCTCTTGGTTATGGTTATGTTAACTACAGTAACCCTCAAGATG CTGCAAGGGCAATGGAGATGTTGAACTTCACTCCTGTCAATGGAAAGACCATTAGGGTGATGTACTCTCACAGGGATCCCACTCTTCGTAAGAGTGGATCAGCAAACATATTTATTAAG AATTTGGACAGGTCAATTGACAACAAAGCTTTACATGACACCTTTTCAAGCTTCGGCAACATTCTTTCTTGCAAGATAGCTACTGATTCTAATGGCCAGTCAAAGGGTTATGGTTTTGTACAATTTGACAACGAAGAATCTGCTCAAGGTGCCATAGATAAGTTAAATGGTATGCTGATGAATGATAAGCAAGTGTATGTTGGACATTTTCTTCGCAAACAGGAAAGAGACTCTACAACTGGCACGACAAAATTCTACAATGTCTATGTGAAAAATTTGGCTGACTCTGCAACTGATGATGAGTTGAAGAGTGTTTTTGGTGAGTTCGGGATTATTACTAGTGCAGTAGTGATGAGGGATGCAGATGGAAAATCCAAGGGCTTTGGGTTTGTCAATTTTGAGAATGCAGATGATGCTGCTAAAGCTGTTGAATCCTTAAACGGAAAGAAATTTGATGAGAAAGAGTGGTATGTTGGGAAAGcacaaaaaaaatctgaaagAGAGCAAGAATTGAAAAGCAAGTTTGAGCAAACTGCCAAGGAGGCGGTTGATAAATACCAAGGTGTTAATTTGTATGTTAAAAATTTAGATGACACCATTGATGATGAGAAGCTCAAGGAACTTTTTTCGGAGCACGGTACGATAACTTCATGCAAG GTTATGCGGGATCCAAGTGGAATCAGCAGGGGATCTGGATTTGTTGCCTTCTCTACTCCTGAAGAAGCTTCCAGAGCT CTTTCTGAGATGAACGGAAAAATGATAGTTAGCAAGCCACTCTATGTTGCACTAGCACAGCGGAAAGAGGAGAGAAGAGCAAAGTTACAG TTGGTACAGGCACAATTTTCACAACTGCGACCAGTGGCAATGCCCCCATCACTTGCTCCTCGCATGCCAATTTACCCTCCCGGTGCCCCTGGGATTGGACAGCAGCTATTTTATGGGCAAGGTCCCCCTGCTCTACTTCCTCCCCAG GCTGGGTTTGGCTATCAACAACAGCTTGTTCCTGGAATGCGTCCTGGAGGAGCTCCTATGCCGAACTTCTTCATGCCGATGGTCCAACAAGGACAACAGGGTCAGCGCCCAGGTGGTCGACGAGGAGCAGGGCCTGTGCAACAAAATCAACAGGCTATGCCCATGATGCAGCAGCAG ATGATGCCCAGGGGTAGAATGTACCGCTATCCACCTGGTCGTAATGTGCCAGAGGGGCCAATGCCAGGTGTTGCCGGGGGTATGCTCTCTGTTCCATATGATATGGGTGGTATGCTTCCTCGCGATGCTGCAATGGGGCAGCCTATGCCAATTTCAACATTGGCTTCTGCCCTTGCAAATGCACCACCTGAACAGCAGAGGACG ATGTTGGGTGAAAGTTTGTACCCACTTGTTGATCAGCTGGAGCACGAGCATGCTGCAAAGGTTACGGGCATGCTTCTTGAAATGGACCAGACCGAGGTTTTGCATCTGCTTGAATCTCCGGACGCTTTGAAGGCTAAAGTTTCTGAGGCTATGGAAGTTCTGAGGAATGTTAATCAGGGTACCAGCCCTGCCGACCAACTTGCCTCACTTTCCCTCAATGACAACCTCGTTTCTTAG
- the LOC132040722 gene encoding polyadenylate-binding protein 2-like isoform X2, producing the protein MAQIQVQHQSPVGGNGVAAATGGGGATLAAAAAAPGGAAAGNSQFTSTSLYVGDLEFNVTDSQLYDLFNQVGQVVSVRVCRDLSTRRSLGYGYVNYSNPQDAARAMEMLNFTPVNGKTIRVMYSHRDPTLRKSGSANIFIKNLDRSIDNKALHDTFSSFGNILSCKIATDSNGQSKGYGFVQFDNEESAQGAIDKLNGMLMNDKQVYVGHFLRKQERDSTTGTTKFYNVYVKNLADSATDDELKSVFGEFGIITSAVVMRDADGKSKGFGFVNFENADDAAKAVESLNGKKFDEKEWYVGKAQKKSEREQELKSKFEQTAKEAVDKYQGVNLYVKNLDDTIDDEKLKELFSEHGTITSCKVMRDPSGISRGSGFVAFSTPEEASRALSEMNGKMIVSKPLYVALAQRKEERRAKLQAQFSQLRPVAMPPSLAPRMPIYPPGAPGIGQQLFYGQGPPALLPPQAGFGYQQQLVPGMRPGGAPMPNFFMPMVQQGQQGQRPGGRRGAGPVQQNQQAMPMMQQQMMPRGRMYRYPPGRNVPEGPMPGVAGGMLSVPYDMGGMLPRDAAMGQPMPISTLASALANAPPEQQRTMLGESLYPLVDQLEHEHAAKVTGMLLEMDQTEVLHLLESPDALKAKVSEAMEVLRNVNQGTSPADQLASLSLNDNLVS; encoded by the exons ATGGCACAGATTCAAGTTCAACATCAGAGTCCAGTTGGAGGAAATGGCGTGGCGGCGGCTACAGGTGGCGGTGGTGCCACGttggcggcggcggcggcggcgcCAGGTGGAGCGGCGGCTGGGAATAGTCAGTTTACGTCCACGTCACTGTATGTTGGTGACCTGGAATTTAATGTGACAGATTCGCAGTTGTATGATTTGTTTAATCAAGTGGGACAGGTGGTATCAGTTAGGGTTTGTAGAGATCTTAGTACAAGGAGATCTCTTGGTTATGGTTATGTTAACTACAGTAACCCTCAAGATG CTGCAAGGGCAATGGAGATGTTGAACTTCACTCCTGTCAATGGAAAGACCATTAGGGTGATGTACTCTCACAGGGATCCCACTCTTCGTAAGAGTGGATCAGCAAACATATTTATTAAG AATTTGGACAGGTCAATTGACAACAAAGCTTTACATGACACCTTTTCAAGCTTCGGCAACATTCTTTCTTGCAAGATAGCTACTGATTCTAATGGCCAGTCAAAGGGTTATGGTTTTGTACAATTTGACAACGAAGAATCTGCTCAAGGTGCCATAGATAAGTTAAATGGTATGCTGATGAATGATAAGCAAGTGTATGTTGGACATTTTCTTCGCAAACAGGAAAGAGACTCTACAACTGGCACGACAAAATTCTACAATGTCTATGTGAAAAATTTGGCTGACTCTGCAACTGATGATGAGTTGAAGAGTGTTTTTGGTGAGTTCGGGATTATTACTAGTGCAGTAGTGATGAGGGATGCAGATGGAAAATCCAAGGGCTTTGGGTTTGTCAATTTTGAGAATGCAGATGATGCTGCTAAAGCTGTTGAATCCTTAAACGGAAAGAAATTTGATGAGAAAGAGTGGTATGTTGGGAAAGcacaaaaaaaatctgaaagAGAGCAAGAATTGAAAAGCAAGTTTGAGCAAACTGCCAAGGAGGCGGTTGATAAATACCAAGGTGTTAATTTGTATGTTAAAAATTTAGATGACACCATTGATGATGAGAAGCTCAAGGAACTTTTTTCGGAGCACGGTACGATAACTTCATGCAAG GTTATGCGGGATCCAAGTGGAATCAGCAGGGGATCTGGATTTGTTGCCTTCTCTACTCCTGAAGAAGCTTCCAGAGCT CTTTCTGAGATGAACGGAAAAATGATAGTTAGCAAGCCACTCTATGTTGCACTAGCACAGCGGAAAGAGGAGAGAAGAGCAAAGTTACAG GCACAATTTTCACAACTGCGACCAGTGGCAATGCCCCCATCACTTGCTCCTCGCATGCCAATTTACCCTCCCGGTGCCCCTGGGATTGGACAGCAGCTATTTTATGGGCAAGGTCCCCCTGCTCTACTTCCTCCCCAG GCTGGGTTTGGCTATCAACAACAGCTTGTTCCTGGAATGCGTCCTGGAGGAGCTCCTATGCCGAACTTCTTCATGCCGATGGTCCAACAAGGACAACAGGGTCAGCGCCCAGGTGGTCGACGAGGAGCAGGGCCTGTGCAACAAAATCAACAGGCTATGCCCATGATGCAGCAGCAG ATGATGCCCAGGGGTAGAATGTACCGCTATCCACCTGGTCGTAATGTGCCAGAGGGGCCAATGCCAGGTGTTGCCGGGGGTATGCTCTCTGTTCCATATGATATGGGTGGTATGCTTCCTCGCGATGCTGCAATGGGGCAGCCTATGCCAATTTCAACATTGGCTTCTGCCCTTGCAAATGCACCACCTGAACAGCAGAGGACG ATGTTGGGTGAAAGTTTGTACCCACTTGTTGATCAGCTGGAGCACGAGCATGCTGCAAAGGTTACGGGCATGCTTCTTGAAATGGACCAGACCGAGGTTTTGCATCTGCTTGAATCTCCGGACGCTTTGAAGGCTAAAGTTTCTGAGGCTATGGAAGTTCTGAGGAATGTTAATCAGGGTACCAGCCCTGCCGACCAACTTGCCTCACTTTCCCTCAATGACAACCTCGTTTCTTAG